The following coding sequences are from one Bufo bufo chromosome 2, aBufBuf1.1, whole genome shotgun sequence window:
- the MED28 gene encoding mediator of RNA polymerase II transcription subunit 28: MFSGQPPGPPPPPMQPGAGLMSTPPGAKNPNSTLVDELESSFEACFASLVSQDYVNGTDQEEIRTGVEQCIQKFLDVARQTECFFLQKRLQLSVQKPEQVIKEDVTELRIELQRKEALIQKHLTKLRSWQQVLEEINGQHKKPSEMAQGPLAFLEQASANIPAPMKQT, from the exons ATGTTTTCAGGTCAGCCGCCCGGTCCTCCTCCGCCGCCCATGCAGCCTGGAGCCGGCCTCATGTCTACTCCTCCCGGGGCCAAGAACCCCAACAGCACCCTGGTGGACGAGCTGGAGTCCTCCTTCGAG GCTTGCTTTGCTTCTCTCGTGAGCCAGGACTATGTGAACGGCACAGACCAGGAGGAAATCCGCACTG GCGTGGAACAGTGTATTCAGAAGTTCCTGGACGTGGCCAGACAGACCGAATGTTTCTTCCTACAGAAGAGATTGCAGCTCTCTGTccaaaagccggagcaggttattAAAGAG GATGTGACAGAACTGAGGATCGAGCTGCAGAGGAAGGAAGCGCTCATACAGAAGCACCTGACCAAACTGCGGAGCTGGCAGCAGGTTCTAGAGGAGATCAATGGTCAGCATAAGAAGCCCAGCGAGATGGCACAAGGGCCTCTTGCATTTTTGGAGCAAGCCTCTGCCAATATCCCTGCTCCAATGAAGCAGACGTGA